Within the Silurus meridionalis isolate SWU-2019-XX chromosome 2, ASM1480568v1, whole genome shotgun sequence genome, the region aactttttaagtttttaatactctaatcaacataaacatggacaaatatagatgctttatgcaaatgtatggtTATTGTTattgaaaccaaactcaacctAGAGCATGacgacaaaatattcttgtaaatgtttcaaagtaattatagtgttttacaaaaattacaaaaatcaccaggacaccaagcagaacttttgctttgtttccacacggacggttttaattgctggatgtgtgaatcagtaatttaatttagtgattaaacattaatttattagtttattttttaatatctaaataaatgtgtgttgcaaggttttaatttcaccggTTTTCACCGGACTCACTGCATTAATCACATGTTAACAGAATGAGTGCCGTAAAAATGAATTTGAATTTAACAGCCCCACAATTTAACatgctaccacagcattttgcagggACATTCCATCTGGTTTTGCACTTGGTGGGAccaccatttcttttttatcagaATTATGACAACAAACAACGGAGCGTGAAGGAAAAGCAGttaacaagcactcaacacctctgagAACTCCTCAAGATggttggaaaaccattccaggtgactccttcatgaggctgactgaaaaaaatgccaaaagtgTGTATCAAATCTGCCATCAAAACAAACAGTGCCTactttaaagaattaaaaattatatacttggttatttaacttttttttttttttacttcataatTCCATGAcctgttttttctgtttgtattaatgttggaaataataaaatatagaaaaatgcCTGAAGGAGAAGGTTTGTCCAAAAGTTTGACTGGTTTTGTAAATATTCTAAAAACCTATGTAGGTTATAAACTCAACTAAATGTTGGGCATCACAATGACTTccttatatatttcattagGGATccgattttatatttattagaagTAATGtacagcttgtttttttttttaatttccaacTCAAAACATCCATCTGCCATCTTTTGttccctgtgtgtgtttttttttgttttcccgcCATCAGGTCGCTAAGAAAAACCAACATGGCGGCtgtgtgcaaaacaaaaacatccgTGTTACGAAACCAACACCTCGTCTCGAGCTGATACACGCTTTCACAAAACGTGTATGAATACCCAAAGCTTAATAATATACACGCGAATTAAATTATTCAAatctatttattgttttgttttttatttctttatacgTGATTTAAGCACCAAAACGCGAACACAATTCAGCTCAACCGCTTGACGGTTTAAAATCCATCCTCCAGCCAATAGCAAAGCGCGGCGATCCAAAGTGAGTTGAATCCCAAATCTAACCGTTCTCACTGCATAGGTGGCCTACTCAGGGTGTATGTTCATTACAGCATAGTGCACTTACACGTTAAATGGAGCTCGATTTGGGAGTCGACCCTAGTTTAACCGTTTGTTACAGGAGGGACTTCCCGTTGCGTCTAAGAGCCAATAGGAGGAAAGCGTTAGATTTTTTGAATGCGTTCCACCCAATCGGATATCAGGCTTGACCGTGAGGGAGGAGCCTCTTGAGTGCGCTCTGGGACAAGTTTGTACGCCCTGCGCCATAGACAAAACAGCACCTAAGAGAAAGTTGTGCTTGTACTGGACGGAGTGAATATTCAACATATACAGGTGgggtttcttttattttaaacctttATAATTACAGGCGagtgttattttttaataagggATCTGTTTTAGGTTTGTTTGGcgctttggagaaaaaaaaaaataataaaaaaaataaaatcgaaCATTTTGTCAGGATTTAAGACGCAAAAGTTAAAATATAGGTGTTTGAGTTGGAATAAGTAGTGAAAATCCAGTGAAGTGAATGCAATCGGAGTCGTGTAAAGAGTTAAAACGCTTTGCTGGGAAATGCGTAGTGGAGCGCGCGCTTGAGGTAAAAAATTTGTTAGCCATGTAGCAAAGAAAAGTCGCGCCAAAAAAGTCGAGGTTAAagtttaaaagtattaaaataacaatatataatcgATTGGGAAAGATTTCACGTTGGAATGAATAGTTTTTGACAATAAAAGTGAGGTTTATTTAAGCCCTTTACTAGCCTGTAGATAATCTCCTCAGCCGTTTAGGCGGGAAATAAAATGGAGGCAGGACTGTGGTGTGTTAAAGCCGGAACTCGAGATCGGATTAAACCGGTTTAAACCTGTTCCTTATTGACGGTCGTGCtggttttatatgtatttatatttccacattattgtatgattttatttatttttttctaatacaAAAACAATCATTTCAGAAtcttctgaggaaaaaaaaaagtgatgggGAAGGATCCGAACAAGCCGCGGGGGAAGACCTCGTCCTACGCCTTCTTTGTGCAGACGTGCCGCGAGGAGCACAAGAAGAAGCACCCGGACACTGCGGTCAACTTCTCCGAGTTCTCCAAGAAGTGCGCCGAGAGATGGAAGGTCAGGAAAACCATATTATTACACTATTATATAGTACTATGCTAGTCCTTGAGTAAGGAAGTAGTTTGACTTCTggggtgtttgtttttaattcctGATTAGTTTTAATGGATGTTCAATAGCGCCCCCTGGTTTTCATGATGAgaactttttttcccttctatgCATCCAAGCCATGTCTCCTAAAGAGAAATCAAAGTGCAAGGATTGTAAAAGTGACttttaacgttttttttcctctccaccCAGACCATGTCCCCTAAGGAGAAATCAAAGTTTGAGGATCTGGCCAAGACCGACAAGGTACGATACGATCGCGAGATGAAAAACTACGTGCCACCGAAAGGCACCGTCGTAAAAGGCAAGAGGCAGAAGGACCCGAACGCACCCAAGAGACCACCGTACGTTCAAAACCACTCATACGCCTTGTTATAAGAGCTGatggttgcattttttttttttaaaccagtccTTCTACCTCACAGATCCGCGTTTTTCGTCTTCTGCTCTGATCACCGGCCAAAGGTGAAAAGCGAGTACCCCGGCATCTCAATCGGCGACATCGCGAAGAAGCTGGGCGAGCAGTGGTCCAAACTGACAGCCAAGGATAAATCGCCGTATGAGCAGAAGGCCgggaaactgaaggagaaatATGAGAAGGTAACAATTCATTTATTAGTACGTTTGGTTTTTagcctttttctcttttctcggTTGATTTACGCCGTTTGATTTCAGGATGTTGCCGCATACCGCGCCAAGGGAGCAAAGCCGGACGGTGCGAAGAAAGGTGGACCAGGGCGGCCAGCAGCCAAGAAGGTCGAAGTCACGGACGATGAGGACGACGATGAAGAGGACGACGACGAGGAGGACGAagacgacgatgatgatgacgacgagTAAAATTTTCAGGAATTTTGTGCCGATTCGTTTGCAATGTGAAAAagcgtttccttttttttttttttttaataaattgactTTTTTCTCCAAAACATGTACAGAGATGTGTATAGATGAAATACATATTCAGGTCATGTACTGTTTTGTAAATTTAACAGCTGGTTTTGTTAAGCACTGCCTCTggtcgttttgttttttttccttcgagCTGTGGTTTCTCTCTTGTCTTGATGAAATTTGTCTCCACTGGCATTGTAAGAAAATGAGGAACACTGATGTGTAGTTGAATCctcaaaaccatttttttttaagacgaGCTTTTGAAATGTTGTGTAGacgtttttttataataaaattttgtatatTATCATCAGATTGTTTGGCTTATTTAATGTCCCTGGTGTAAATATAAAGCTAATTTACATCTGATTTGGATCAAGTGCATTACAGcaacttttgtgtgtgtgtgtgtgtggagatggaCAGGATCCTACCCCAGTTTTCTACTGCAGAGGTCCCTGACCTTTCTTACACCATGGACCAGTTTCATGGGAGTCAATCTTTTTTATGGACTGTGTGTTGGGGATGTAACACAATAATGTGCATATTATACAATCAGAAATGGTCAAAATGTGCGCAAGTCCAATAGACTGGAAAAAGTTTTCTGGGTAGTCTGGTGTTCTAGTGCAGGGGTTCCCTGGTATTCATGTGGTTTAACTCAGGCAGTGGTGAATCAGCTGATTAATACTAGTGTGTGCAGAATGGAGGAAACCCAACAGCAAAATCTCCATGTGTGACACAATgtcagaaaagtaaaaaaatatatatatattatggtgCTTCTAAAACTAGCAAGAAAGAGATCGTTACTTTAAGGTTTGACGTGGCCTTGAAGACATTTAGATATGGCATGGGATGGTCAGGTTTAGATATGGAGATGTAGAAACCTGACCACAAGAAGGTTGATGGACACCTGAACACTATGTattattcatcttttaattcATGCTCTTATTATTCTAGTACGTGTCATTCCCACCAGTGAGGAGTCATCTCTTGACTCTTCTAATCGGAGtcgttctttcttttattacgTGACTCCCAAACACGATGAGCAGTTCATCTCACGATTCTTCTGGTCCGagtcttttatcacgtgactcccgcagacgctacacaatgcaaaagatcattttgttttatttcgaGATTATTGTTAGAATAATTATGGCCAGAGAACTAACGACACggaccagaagatatgagaCGTGAAGCCTCTCGTTCTGTTTACCGTCATTTCTCCTTCGTCACATTTTTTTGATGGAACTAAAGTCAAAGTcggtgtatgtagacgtgttggagGATCCGTTTATTGAaaattgaaatttttatttgatttctgatcaaaggaacaaaatgatCTAAAAGATTCATTCGTTTTGGttaacgagattcaaagaatcaTGTGACTAAAGTGATTTCGATCTTCCCAACACCGATTCCCACGTCCTTAGAATCCGAGTCCGAGATCGTCTGTTCACAGGACGAGTGGTAAAAATGTCTCGATTTATTCTCTTGAGAAAACACCTTCATTACACCTTCATTGCGAAGCCAACTGCAACTCGAAATGTCCGTTTAAGAAAAAACGCTCGTATTTACATTGTACAAAAAATAGCATACACGGTGCGTACTGGTTTGCACGTGGGACAAGAATTTCACCGTCCACGCTGTTCATCCAGtgattctccaaaaaaaaaaaaaaaaaacttcaaattgAAAGAATTCACATTCCTCATTATTAGTAATCGTTCCTGTTTCCAagcaataattaaaatgtaaata harbors:
- the hmgb2a gene encoding high mobility group protein B2a, whose protein sequence is MGKDPNKPRGKTSSYAFFVQTCREEHKKKHPDTAVNFSEFSKKCAERWKTMSPKEKSKFEDLAKTDKVRYDREMKNYVPPKGTVVKGKRQKDPNAPKRPPSAFFVFCSDHRPKVKSEYPGISIGDIAKKLGEQWSKLTAKDKSPYEQKAGKLKEKYEKDVAAYRAKGAKPDGAKKGGPGRPAAKKVEVTDDEDDDEEDDDEEDEDDDDDDDE